One window of Fusobacterium polymorphum genomic DNA carries:
- the trmB gene encoding tRNA (guanosine(46)-N7)-methyltransferase TrmB, whose amino-acid sequence MYNLLRKIALTLYKPFMKEKMKTFINKRLNQDFSDLKDEEYIWIHCSSVGEVNLSEDLVKKFYSISRKNILISVFTDTGYENAVKKYSDKKKIKVIYFPVDDKKKINEILNKIKLKLLVLVETELWPNLINETKKKRSRIIVVNGRISDRSYPRYKKLKFLLKSMLQKIDFFYIQSEIDKERIISLGAIKEKVENVGNLKFSISLEKYSDNEKEEYRKFLNIGDRKVFVAGSTRTGEDEIILDVFKRIKNYVLIIVPRHLDRLAKIENLIKGNNLTYVKYSDLENKISTGKEDIILVDKMGVLRKLYSISDIAFVGGTLVNIGGHNLLEPLFYRKAVIFGKYTQNVVDIAKEILRRKIGFQVENVEEFVKAIETIENGKNSDEEINSFFEENRLIALNIVKKENLIMNNIKEETKDLWKHFFHSEKSNYNIYMYKLLDYPEYIMYDNDVMKEKKSKWSEYFGNSNPIAVEIGTGSGNFMYQLAERNPNKNFIGLELRFKRLVLATQKCKKRNLKNVAFLRKRGEELEDFLADNEISEMYINFPDPWEGTEKNRIIQERLFKTLDKIMKKDGMLYFKTDHDIYYSDVLELVKTLDNYEVIYHTSDLHNSEKAENNIKTEFEQLFLHKHNKNINYIEIKKIV is encoded by the coding sequence ATGTATAATTTATTAAGAAAAATAGCTTTAACCTTATATAAACCTTTTATGAAAGAGAAGATGAAAACATTTATAAATAAAAGGTTAAACCAAGATTTTTCGGATTTAAAAGATGAAGAATATATATGGATACATTGTTCATCAGTTGGGGAAGTTAATCTATCAGAAGATTTAGTTAAAAAATTCTATTCAATTTCCAGGAAGAATATATTAATTTCAGTTTTCACTGATACAGGATATGAAAATGCTGTGAAAAAATATTCTGATAAGAAAAAGATAAAAGTTATATATTTTCCAGTAGATGATAAAAAGAAAATAAATGAAATTTTAAATAAAATAAAATTGAAACTTTTAGTTCTTGTAGAAACTGAACTTTGGCCTAATCTTATAAACGAAACAAAAAAGAAACGATCAAGAATCATAGTTGTAAATGGTAGAATATCAGATAGAAGCTATCCAAGATATAAAAAACTTAAATTTTTATTAAAATCTATGTTGCAAAAAATAGATTTTTTCTATATACAATCGGAAATAGATAAAGAAAGAATTATAAGTTTAGGTGCAATCAAGGAAAAGGTTGAAAATGTAGGAAATTTAAAATTTAGTATATCTCTTGAAAAATATTCTGATAATGAAAAAGAAGAATATAGAAAATTTTTAAATATTGGAGATAGAAAAGTTTTTGTTGCAGGTAGTACAAGAACAGGTGAAGATGAAATAATTTTAGATGTCTTTAAAAGAATTAAAAACTATGTTTTAATAATAGTTCCAAGACATTTAGATAGACTGGCTAAAATAGAAAATTTAATAAAAGGAAATAATCTAACTTATGTAAAGTATAGTGATTTAGAGAATAAGATTTCAACAGGAAAAGAAGATATAATCTTAGTAGATAAAATGGGAGTTCTTAGAAAATTATATTCTATTTCTGATATTGCATTTGTTGGAGGAACTTTGGTAAATATTGGAGGACATAATTTACTTGAGCCACTATTTTATAGAAAGGCAGTTATCTTTGGAAAATATACTCAAAATGTTGTGGATATTGCAAAAGAAATTTTAAGAAGAAAAATAGGTTTTCAAGTTGAAAATGTTGAAGAATTTGTAAAAGCAATAGAAACTATTGAAAATGGAAAAAATTCAGATGAAGAAATTAATTCTTTCTTTGAAGAAAATAGGCTAATAGCATTAAATATTGTTAAAAAGGAAAATTTAATTATGAATAATATAAAAGAAGAAACAAAAGATTTATGGAAACATTTTTTCCATTCAGAGAAATCAAATTATAATATATATATGTATAAATTACTTGATTATCCTGAATACATAATGTATGATAATGATGTAATGAAAGAAAAGAAATCAAAATGGAGTGAATACTTTGGAAATTCTAATCCAATAGCAGTGGAAATAGGTACTGGAAGTGGAAACTTTATGTATCAACTTGCAGAGAGAAATCCTAATAAAAATTTTATTGGTTTAGAACTGAGATTTAAAAGATTGGTATTAGCCACTCAAAAATGTAAAAAAAGAAATTTAAAAAATGTTGCTTTCCTTAGAAAAAGAGGGGAAGAATTGGAAGATTTCTTAGCTGATAATGAAATATCTGAAATGTATATAAATTTCCCAGACCCTTGGGAAGGAACAGAGAAGAATAGAATTATCCAAGAAAGATTATTTAAAACATTGGATAAGATTATGAAAAAAGATGGAATGCTATACTTTAAAACTGACCATGATATCTATTATAGTGATGTTTTAGAGTTGGTAAAAACTTTGGATAACTATGAAGTAATTTATCATACTTCTGATTTACATAATTCAGAAAAAGCAGAAAATAATATAAAAACAGAGTTTGAGCAATTATTTTTACATAAACATAATAAAAATATAAATTATATTGAAATTAAGAAAATAGTTTAG
- a CDS encoding adenylosuccinate synthase, giving the protein MAGYVVVGTQWGDEGKGKIIDVLSEKADYVVRFQGGNNAGHTVVVNGEKFILQLLPSGVLQAGTCVIGPGVVVDPKVFLEEIDRIEKRGAKTDHVIISDRAHVIMPYHIEMDKIRESVEDRIKIGTTKKGIGPCYADKIARDGIRMADLLDLKQFEEKLRANLKEKNEIFIKIYGLEPLDFDKIFEEYKGYIEKIKHRIVDTIPIVNKALDENKLVLFEGAQAMMLDINYGTYPYVTSSSPTLGGVTTGAGISPRKIDKGIGVMKAYTTRVGEGPFVTEIKGEFGDKIRGIGGEYGAVTGRPRRCGWLDLVVGRYATEINGLTDIVMTKIDVLSGLGKLKICTAYEIDGKIYEYVPADTKALDRAIPIYEELDGWDEDITQIKKYEDLPVNCRKYLERVQEILACPISVVSVGPDRSQNIHIREI; this is encoded by the coding sequence ATGGCTGGTTATGTTGTAGTAGGTACTCAATGGGGAGACGAAGGAAAAGGTAAAATCATTGATGTTTTATCAGAAAAAGCTGATTATGTAGTAAGATTTCAAGGTGGGAATAATGCTGGACATACAGTTGTAGTAAATGGAGAAAAATTTATTCTGCAACTTTTACCATCTGGTGTTCTTCAAGCTGGTACTTGTGTAATTGGACCAGGTGTTGTTGTTGACCCCAAAGTTTTCCTAGAAGAAATAGATAGAATAGAAAAAAGAGGTGCTAAGACAGACCATGTAATTATAAGTGATAGAGCACATGTTATTATGCCTTATCACATTGAAATGGATAAAATAAGAGAAAGTGTTGAAGATAGAATAAAAATAGGAACAACTAAAAAAGGAATTGGACCTTGTTATGCCGATAAAATTGCAAGAGATGGTATAAGAATGGCTGATTTACTTGATTTAAAACAATTTGAAGAAAAATTAAGAGCTAATTTAAAAGAAAAAAATGAAATATTTATAAAAATTTATGGTTTAGAACCACTTGATTTTGATAAGATTTTTGAAGAATATAAAGGGTATATTGAAAAAATAAAACATAGAATAGTTGATACTATTCCAATAGTAAATAAAGCATTAGATGAAAATAAACTTGTACTTTTTGAGGGAGCACAAGCTATGATGCTTGACATAAACTATGGAACTTATCCTTATGTTACTTCATCATCTCCCACTCTTGGAGGTGTTACAACAGGAGCAGGAATTTCTCCAAGAAAAATTGATAAGGGAATAGGAGTAATGAAAGCCTATACAACAAGAGTTGGAGAAGGTCCATTTGTAACTGAAATTAAAGGAGAATTTGGAGATAAAATCAGAGGAATTGGTGGAGAATATGGAGCTGTTACTGGTAGACCAAGAAGATGTGGTTGGCTTGATTTAGTTGTGGGAAGATATGCAACTGAAATAAATGGTTTAACTGATATAGTTATGACTAAAATAGATGTTTTAAGTGGATTAGGAAAATTAAAAATTTGTACTGCCTATGAAATAGATGGAAAAATTTATGAGTATGTCCCTGCTGATACAAAAGCATTAGATAGAGCTATACCTATATATGAAGAACTTGATGGTTGGGATGAAGATATAACTCAAATCAAAAAATATGAAGATTTACCAGTAAATTGTAGAAAATATTTGGAAAGAGTACAAGAGATTTTAGCTTGTCCTATATCTGTTGTATCTGTTGGACCAGATAGAAGTCAAAATATACATATAAGAGAAATATAG
- a CDS encoding RNA ligase — MRTLLLLRGIQASGKSTWIKENNLEAYTLSADNIRLNIANPILLEDGSYEISQKYNKVTWELLYKYLEMRMQNGDFTIIDATHSDIKLMNKYRDLANTYKYTMYCLEFDVALEEALKRNKERDNYKYVPERVIERTYETIKNNEKLPSGLKKINSIDEIINFYTADVNEYKKVIIIGDIHSCAEPLKEVLKDFSEENLYVFVGDYFDRGIQPVETFKIMLDLLEKPNVILIEGNHEEKSVKKFIYDEEKYTKSFEETTLLPLLKEYDVDYVRASLKKIYKKLRQCFVFEFRGKKFLCTHGGLPLVPKLTLVSAKEMIHGVGKYETEIGEIYSENYKKDLCQDFIQVHGHRGINDGEYSYCLEARVEFGGELKILTIDNDGNIEKSGIKNDVYNRGLKLPMSGATEKVEFNTANELINEMIGHKFITVKECDYNLISLNFNREAFNKKKWNDLTIKARGLFVDKDSGEVKIRSYNKFFNFGERHINLGYLNKYATYPIRVFKKYNGFLGLASVVNNEVVLTSKSVTSGKYKDIFQNIWDKVENEVRELLKKTMIENNCTAVFEVVSPEYDPHIIKYDKEHLYLLDFIENKLDLDTHNIDLEFSENLMKRVEFSSDLLTKKEELTRLENYDELYNFLHEKTMSLEEFEGYVLCDNSGLMFKFKLPYYILWKTRRAWLERYRSALAKGKKVEVTEKDEHRHFKKFLLKLGKDKLEGLSIIDVRELYEKEN; from the coding sequence ATGAGAACATTATTATTATTAAGAGGAATACAAGCAAGTGGAAAATCCACTTGGATAAAAGAAAATAACTTAGAAGCATATACATTAAGTGCTGATAATATAAGATTAAATATTGCAAACCCTATTTTACTTGAAGATGGTTCTTATGAAATTAGTCAAAAATACAATAAAGTAACTTGGGAATTATTATATAAATATTTAGAAATGAGAATGCAAAATGGTGATTTTACAATAATAGATGCTACACATTCTGATATTAAACTTATGAATAAATATAGAGATTTAGCAAATACATATAAATATACTATGTACTGTCTAGAGTTTGATGTCGCTTTAGAAGAAGCTTTAAAGAGAAATAAGGAAAGAGATAACTATAAATATGTACCTGAAAGAGTTATAGAAAGAACTTATGAAACTATTAAAAATAATGAAAAATTACCAAGTGGTTTAAAGAAAATAAATTCAATAGATGAAATAATAAATTTCTATACTGCTGATGTAAATGAATATAAAAAAGTTATAATCATAGGAGATATTCATTCTTGTGCAGAACCATTAAAAGAAGTTTTAAAAGATTTTAGTGAGGAAAATCTTTATGTTTTTGTTGGAGATTACTTTGACAGAGGAATACAACCAGTTGAAACTTTTAAGATAATGTTAGATTTATTAGAAAAACCTAATGTTATTTTAATTGAAGGAAATCATGAAGAAAAGAGTGTGAAAAAATTCATCTATGATGAAGAAAAATATACAAAATCTTTTGAAGAAACAACTTTGCTACCTCTTTTAAAAGAATATGATGTGGACTATGTAAGGGCTTCTTTAAAGAAAATATATAAGAAGCTAAGACAATGTTTTGTTTTTGAATTTAGAGGTAAAAAATTTTTATGTACCCATGGAGGTTTACCACTTGTTCCAAAATTAACTTTAGTTTCAGCTAAAGAAATGATACATGGAGTTGGAAAATATGAAACTGAAATAGGAGAAATTTACTCTGAAAACTATAAAAAAGATCTATGCCAAGATTTTATACAAGTTCATGGACATAGAGGTATTAATGATGGAGAATACTCGTATTGCCTTGAAGCTAGAGTTGAATTTGGTGGAGAATTAAAAATTTTAACTATTGATAATGATGGAAATATTGAAAAATCTGGAATAAAAAATGATGTATACAACAGAGGATTAAAATTACCAATGTCAGGTGCTACCGAAAAAGTTGAATTTAATACTGCAAATGAACTCATCAATGAAATGATAGGACATAAATTCATTACTGTTAAGGAATGTGACTATAACTTAATTTCATTAAATTTCAATAGAGAAGCATTTAATAAGAAAAAATGGAATGATTTAACAATAAAGGCAAGAGGGCTATTTGTAGATAAAGATAGTGGAGAAGTTAAAATCAGAAGTTATAATAAATTTTTTAACTTTGGAGAAAGACATATAAATTTAGGTTACTTAAATAAATATGCAACTTACCCAATTAGAGTATTTAAAAAATATAATGGTTTCTTAGGTTTAGCCTCTGTTGTAAATAATGAAGTTGTACTTACTTCAAAGTCAGTAACTTCTGGAAAGTATAAGGATATTTTTCAAAATATTTGGGATAAGGTAGAAAATGAAGTAAGAGAATTATTAAAGAAAACTATGATAGAAAACAATTGTACAGCAGTTTTTGAAGTAGTTTCCCCTGAATATGACCCTCATATAATAAAATATGATAAAGAGCACTTATACTTATTGGATTTCATAGAAAATAAATTAGATTTAGATACTCATAACATAGATTTAGAATTCTCTGAAAATCTAATGAAAAGGGTTGAATTTTCTTCTGATTTACTTACTAAAAAAGAAGAACTTACAAGATTAGAAAATTATGATGAGCTATATAATTTTTTACATGAAAAAACAATGAGTTTAGAAGAATTTGAAGGTTATGTATTATGTGATAATTCTGGATTAATGTTTAAATTTAAATTACCTTACTATATTTTATGGAAAACAAGAAGAGCTTGGCTTGAAAGATATCGTTCAGCTTTAGCTAAAGGAAAAAAAGTTGAAGTAACTGAAAAAGATGAACATAGACATTTCAAAAAATTTCTTTTAAAATTAGGTAAGGATAAATTAGAAGGATTAAGTATAATAGATGTGAGGGAACTATATGAAAAAGAAAATTAA